A genomic segment from Legionella micdadei encodes:
- the letA gene encoding two-component system response regulator LetA — translation MIKVLIVDDHALVRMGIRRLLDDLPDMEVVADAESGEQALALVKSHKPDVVLLDMKMPGIDGWEVTRRLKKSHPQVKVIAVTAMCAEPLPTRVLQLGAMGYLTKESGAEEMAAAIRKVSKGEKYLSAEIAQKMAINSLEAVQDSPFDLLSEREMQVMLMITRGMTVQDIADRLFLSSKTINGYRYRMFEKLGIKNDVELTFLAMKHRVIEQPNDDALHDEG, via the coding sequence TTGATAAAAGTGCTAATTGTTGATGACCACGCTCTTGTGCGAATGGGAATTCGACGATTATTAGATGACCTGCCTGACATGGAGGTAGTTGCGGATGCTGAGAGTGGCGAACAGGCGTTGGCTTTGGTTAAAAGCCATAAGCCTGACGTTGTGCTGCTCGATATGAAGATGCCAGGAATAGATGGCTGGGAGGTAACGAGGCGACTTAAAAAATCCCATCCGCAAGTCAAAGTCATTGCTGTAACCGCCATGTGTGCCGAACCATTACCTACTCGAGTTTTGCAGTTAGGCGCTATGGGTTATCTAACAAAAGAGTCGGGTGCTGAAGAAATGGCAGCGGCAATTCGCAAGGTCTCTAAAGGTGAAAAATACCTAAGTGCCGAAATTGCCCAAAAAATGGCAATTAATAGTCTAGAGGCTGTGCAAGATTCCCCATTTGACTTGCTGTCAGAGCGGGAAATGCAAGTGATGCTGATGATCACGAGAGGTATGACAGTACAGGATATTGCTGACCGTCTATTCTTAAGCTCCAAAACCATTAACGGTTATCGCTACCGCATGTTTGAGAAATTAGGAATCAAGAATGATGTTGAACTTACCTTCTTAGCAATGAAACATCGGGTCATCGAACAGCCTAATGATGATGCTTTGCATGATGAGGGTTAA
- the dacB gene encoding D-alanyl-D-alanine carboxypeptidase/D-alanyl-D-alanine endopeptidase, which produces MRTYLLAFTLFVSCFSIASFAEETVEATFLDTKIQDVLSDIKEDINIGIYVQDAKTGKVLFKKNVNRYFMPASNQKLFTAFAALHSLGPDFTYRTQLFLDYTKIRKGVLRDNLYLQFSGDPVFTVEQLESLINSLAEVGILRIKGKIIIDDTAFDQMGMSPGTSWDDQDFCWGSPISALIINHNCVKATLIPAPEPGQLAKLELPNYPQSMHFINQVMTSPASTKNCRVKVKRSDETTYVMSGCLSASASPYPVEMAISNPRDNVKLLLKHFLEKNHIGVTGEVEFKNFETPAKPFARQDSPPLKNLVATMLKESDNTIADALFKTMGANYAHEAGSFANGNSAVRDILAQSVQLNFPKTTLIDGAGSSRYNFLTPAQIVTLLQKIFLSPGASDFISSLAISGVDGTLKDRMNDSVALGKVHAKTGSETAVTSLSGYLETNKKQTLIFSIMINGFVDPAAKYKALEDKLCKVMIES; this is translated from the coding sequence ATGAGAACATATCTCTTAGCTTTTACGCTGTTTGTATCGTGCTTTTCAATTGCCTCCTTTGCAGAGGAAACCGTTGAAGCTACCTTTCTTGATACGAAAATACAGGATGTCTTAAGTGATATTAAAGAGGATATTAATATCGGTATTTATGTGCAAGATGCAAAAACTGGTAAAGTCCTTTTTAAAAAGAATGTGAATCGCTATTTTATGCCGGCGAGCAATCAAAAATTATTCACAGCGTTTGCAGCACTTCACTCGCTTGGTCCTGATTTTACTTATCGAACCCAACTTTTTCTTGATTATACTAAAATCCGTAAAGGGGTTTTGAGGGATAACCTATACCTACAATTTTCAGGTGATCCCGTATTCACTGTGGAACAACTGGAATCACTCATCAATTCATTAGCAGAAGTAGGCATCCTCCGTATCAAGGGTAAAATCATTATTGATGATACTGCCTTTGATCAAATGGGTATGAGTCCGGGAACTTCTTGGGATGATCAAGATTTTTGCTGGGGTTCGCCGATAAGTGCTTTAATTATTAATCATAATTGTGTCAAAGCAACCTTAATTCCTGCTCCTGAACCTGGGCAACTTGCCAAACTTGAACTGCCTAACTACCCACAATCCATGCATTTTATTAATCAAGTTATGACCAGTCCTGCTTCAACGAAGAACTGTAGAGTGAAAGTGAAGCGCAGTGATGAGACAACTTATGTGATGAGCGGGTGTCTTAGTGCTTCCGCTAGCCCTTACCCCGTCGAAATGGCAATCAGTAATCCGCGAGATAATGTAAAACTATTGTTAAAGCATTTTTTAGAAAAAAATCACATAGGTGTCACTGGGGAAGTGGAGTTTAAAAATTTTGAGACTCCAGCCAAACCGTTTGCTCGTCAAGATTCTCCACCGTTAAAAAACTTAGTGGCAACGATGTTAAAAGAATCGGATAACACGATTGCCGATGCTTTGTTTAAGACAATGGGAGCAAACTATGCTCACGAAGCAGGAAGTTTTGCTAATGGGAATAGTGCGGTGCGCGATATTTTGGCCCAATCGGTACAGCTGAATTTTCCTAAAACCACGCTTATTGATGGTGCAGGCAGTTCTCGCTATAATTTTTTAACCCCAGCACAAATAGTTACCCTACTACAGAAAATCTTTTTATCTCCAGGGGCATCTGATTTTATTTCTTCTCTTGCCATATCAGGCGTAGATGGCACACTTAAGGATAGAATGAACGATTCTGTAGCTTTAGGGAAAGTACATGCAAAGACAGGTTCTGAAACCGCAGTGACATCTTTGTCGGGTTATCTTGAGACTAACAAAAAGCAGACCCTGATTTTTTCAATCATGATCAATGGATTTGTTGATCCAGCTGCTAAATATAAGGCGTTGGAAGATAAACTATGCAAAGTTATGATTGAGTCTTAA
- the phhA gene encoding phenylalanine 4-monooxygenase, with the protein MEFVSRYVAHQPDAEGMVEYSNEEHRIWQILYERQMRIIPGRACDEFLQGLESLGLSAGHIPQLPELSRRLNALTGWQVEPVEALISARAFFELLAKRRFPAATFIRCEEEIDYVKEPDIFHELFGHCPMLTDPVYADFVCNYARKVLSLPEEKWPLLQRLFWFTVEFGLIKTPKGLRAYGGGILSSISETAYSVESDEAMRILFDPVVAFRMPYRIDMLQPVYFVIDDYQQLYDFVESDIKRYIERAKELGEYPPLFPVDPNNPNIHILAC; encoded by the coding sequence ATGGAATTTGTCAGCCGCTATGTTGCTCACCAACCTGATGCAGAAGGGATGGTAGAGTATTCGAATGAAGAGCATCGCATCTGGCAAATACTTTATGAGCGTCAGATGAGAATTATACCAGGAAGGGCTTGCGATGAGTTTTTACAAGGTTTAGAAAGTCTTGGTTTGTCTGCTGGGCATATTCCCCAGTTGCCTGAGCTTAGCCGCCGTCTCAATGCTCTCACTGGATGGCAGGTTGAGCCTGTGGAAGCCCTAATTTCGGCACGTGCTTTTTTTGAATTACTGGCAAAGCGGCGTTTTCCAGCAGCCACCTTTATTCGTTGTGAAGAGGAAATCGATTACGTTAAAGAGCCTGATATTTTTCATGAGCTTTTTGGCCATTGCCCAATGCTGACTGATCCCGTGTACGCGGATTTTGTCTGTAATTATGCCCGTAAAGTGCTAAGTCTACCCGAAGAAAAGTGGCCTTTGTTGCAGCGGCTTTTTTGGTTTACTGTTGAGTTTGGTTTAATTAAGACACCAAAAGGGTTGCGAGCTTACGGAGGAGGTATCCTTTCTTCAATTAGCGAAACGGCTTATAGTGTTGAGAGTGATGAAGCAATGCGGATATTGTTTGATCCTGTTGTTGCTTTTCGTATGCCTTACCGAATCGATATGCTGCAGCCAGTTTATTTTGTCATTGACGATTACCAACAACTCTATGACTTTGTCGAGTCAGACATTAAGCGTTACATCGAACGGGCCAAGGAACTCGGTGAATATCCGCCTTTATTCCCTGTTGATCCGAATAATCCAAATATTCATATTTTGGCTTGTTAG